Proteins co-encoded in one bacterium genomic window:
- a CDS encoding class I SAM-dependent methyltransferase, protein MADFQKIYATQADDYDLLVSREDFQGNLLRAIREIADPAGCDVVEFGAGTGRLTRQIVPLARSVQAFDAADAMLAVARERLAGLPENWTLAVADNAALRCEDNCADLVLAGWTFGHLAGWYRDAWGEKLAAVMAEIRRVLRPGGGAVIIETLGTGNTEPAPPVPWLAEFYQAFEEEYGFSRHAIRTDYRFESVDEAERLTRFFFGDILADRVRDEQLAILPECTGIWFRRFGEKNADSSLDEPQGSP, encoded by the coding sequence ATGGCCGACTTTCAGAAAATCTACGCCACCCAGGCAGACGACTACGACCTCCTCGTTTCGAGGGAGGACTTCCAGGGCAATCTGCTCCGCGCAATTCGAGAGATCGCCGACCCGGCAGGATGCGACGTCGTCGAATTCGGGGCCGGCACCGGCCGCCTGACGCGCCAGATCGTTCCGCTTGCTCGATCGGTTCAGGCATTCGACGCCGCAGATGCCATGCTGGCCGTCGCGCGCGAACGCCTCGCGGGCCTTCCCGAGAACTGGACGCTTGCCGTGGCTGACAATGCTGCTTTGCGCTGCGAGGACAACTGCGCCGATCTCGTCCTGGCGGGTTGGACGTTCGGGCACCTGGCCGGGTGGTATCGCGACGCCTGGGGCGAGAAACTCGCAGCGGTCATGGCGGAGATTCGCCGCGTTCTGCGTCCCGGCGGAGGAGCCGTGATCATCGAGACCCTCGGCACCGGAAATACCGAGCCTGCTCCTCCGGTGCCGTGGCTGGCGGAGTTCTATCAAGCCTTCGAAGAGGAGTACGGCTTCTCTCGTCATGCCATTCGGACCGATTATCGATTCGAGTCCGTCGACGAGGCTGAACGGCTGACGCGATTCTTCTTCGGCGACATCCTGGCCGATCGAGTCCGCGACGAGCAGTTGGCGATTTTGCCCGAGTGTACCGGCATCTGGTTCCGCCGGTTTGGCGAAAAAAACGCGGATTCTAGCCTTGACGAGCCGCAAGGGTCTCCGTAA
- a CDS encoding formylglycine-generating enzyme family protein, with the protein MHTELTTVAFLLITCVIAHADEAVSTEPHDRQSTPAIAAGGQATGQFSWQDFGERAVLIHSSGSAIYFRRISTPEAGENAKWLGVTEVSQAQWLMVMADCPSEHTGSELPVTNVSWYDANDYCDSFKDLPVRIRLPSVSEWESACNCTGYPDFEEAPAPFWAWYQPNSPDGPHPVGTKPANPKGFYNMLGNVQEWCLDQDQMRMGMKEFKGQDIRQCKGGEWGLPNDLHLNCDTTWALHAGDSNSHMGFRILAEMKESAVK; encoded by the coding sequence ATGCACACAGAATTAACTACTGTCGCCTTTCTTCTTATTACCTGCGTGATCGCTCACGCTGACGAGGCGGTTTCCACCGAGCCTCACGATCGCCAATCAACGCCTGCGATTGCCGCAGGAGGGCAAGCAACTGGGCAGTTCAGTTGGCAGGATTTCGGAGAGAGAGCAGTCCTGATTCATTCTTCAGGATCAGCGATCTACTTCCGTAGGATATCTACGCCGGAAGCCGGTGAGAACGCGAAGTGGCTTGGAGTCACGGAAGTTAGTCAAGCTCAGTGGCTCATGGTGATGGCGGATTGCCCTTCGGAGCACACGGGGTCTGAGTTGCCCGTAACGAACGTCAGTTGGTACGATGCCAACGACTACTGCGACTCCTTCAAGGACCTTCCTGTCAGAATTCGGCTTCCTTCTGTCTCAGAATGGGAAAGCGCCTGCAACTGTACCGGATATCCGGATTTCGAGGAGGCGCCAGCGCCTTTCTGGGCATGGTATCAACCCAATAGCCCAGATGGTCCTCATCCGGTCGGGACAAAGCCTGCGAATCCAAAGGGATTCTACAACATGCTGGGGAATGTGCAGGAATGGTGTCTGGATCAAGATCAGATGCGAATGGGGATGAAGGAATTCAAGGGCCAAGACATCCGACAGTGCAAAGGGGGTGAATGGGGGCTGCCAAATGATCTCCACCTCAATTGCGACACGACATGGGCCTTGCACGCAGGCGACTCGAATAGCCACATGGGATTTCGCATCTTGGCGGAGATGAAGGAATCGGCGGTCAAGTAG
- a CDS encoding cytochrome c, with product MILRTLQAILLVAVMAVWGEARAAPEVHLPLFRVPSGAEVDRLMVAATDTSPPLQLDVPGIAEVWRMNELVIAGSAPPNEEALRALRKEGVRTLISIDFAPPDFYAAAAHGMAYVHVPMRYGHINSGELYNLLRVASWMEGNYYIHAAPGEIRALPVAAITAGWLENRSSERALFLLRRAGYPISRSAVWADIAGPYYYIDRARIDWVPEDFPEKVGMPPTIWWMQHMNESFAVLREAARFGWDAPPNYTETSPAAEAQSIAQSLERLGLLSGDSDAHKRELMEQAAQKARALQEAVEIKDRQAIGEAWEGLKFSCLECHIAYRDVE from the coding sequence TTGATTTTGCGCACCTTACAGGCCATTCTGCTCGTCGCCGTCATGGCGGTGTGGGGAGAGGCACGGGCGGCCCCCGAGGTCCATTTGCCGCTGTTTCGTGTGCCGTCGGGGGCCGAGGTCGATCGGCTGATGGTGGCCGCGACCGATACGAGCCCACCGCTGCAGTTGGACGTCCCGGGGATCGCTGAAGTCTGGCGGATGAACGAACTGGTCATCGCCGGATCGGCTCCTCCGAATGAAGAGGCGTTGCGTGCACTGCGGAAGGAAGGCGTTCGCACGCTGATCAGCATCGACTTCGCTCCGCCGGATTTCTATGCGGCGGCAGCGCATGGAATGGCTTACGTCCACGTCCCGATGAGGTACGGGCACATCAACAGCGGCGAGCTGTACAATCTGCTCCGAGTCGCCAGTTGGATGGAGGGCAATTACTACATTCACGCCGCCCCGGGAGAAATCCGCGCGCTGCCCGTGGCGGCAATCACGGCGGGGTGGCTGGAAAATCGCAGTTCCGAACGAGCGCTTTTCCTCCTTCGCCGCGCGGGCTATCCCATCTCCAGGTCCGCCGTGTGGGCCGATATTGCCGGGCCTTATTACTACATCGATCGGGCTCGAATCGATTGGGTGCCGGAGGACTTTCCCGAGAAGGTCGGAATGCCCCCGACGATCTGGTGGATGCAGCACATGAACGAGTCGTTCGCCGTGCTGCGCGAGGCGGCGCGTTTCGGATGGGATGCGCCTCCGAACTACACGGAGACCTCCCCCGCGGCGGAAGCACAGAGCATTGCGCAGAGCCTCGAACGCCTTGGTCTGCTGAGCGGGGATTCGGACGCACACAAGCGAGAGCTCATGGAGCAAGCGGCGCAGAAGGCGCGTGCGCTTCAGGAAGCTGTCGAAATCAAGGACAGGCAGGCGATCGGCGAGGCATGGGAGGGACTGAAGTTCTCGTGTCTCGAATGCCATATCGCATACCGCGACGTGGAGTAA
- a CDS encoding YkgJ family cysteine cluster protein, which translates to MSTSERAEEWPYEVGEFVCHQCGNCCRGEGYVELNKKNIDEIAEFLGLSRESFLDTYCQYDRPTHKWHLIDQSDDLKSCIFLAQDNSCRINPVKPQQCRDFPARWRPENIMDFCEGWRAAAGHPPANKRTMSED; encoded by the coding sequence ATGAGCACCAGCGAGCGGGCCGAAGAGTGGCCCTACGAAGTTGGCGAATTCGTTTGTCATCAATGCGGCAATTGCTGCCGCGGCGAAGGTTACGTCGAGCTGAACAAGAAGAACATCGACGAGATCGCCGAGTTCCTCGGCCTCAGCCGAGAGTCCTTCCTCGACACCTACTGTCAATATGATCGCCCGACCCACAAGTGGCACCTGATCGACCAGTCGGATGACCTAAAGAGCTGCATCTTTCTGGCGCAGGACAATTCCTGTCGAATCAATCCGGTCAAGCCGCAGCAATGCCGAGACTTCCCGGCGCGGTGGCGTCCGGAAAACATCATGGATTTCTGCGAGGGATGGCGCGCCGCGGCGGGCCATCCCCCGGCGAACAAACGCACAATGTCCGAGGACTGA
- a CDS encoding radical SAM protein, which produces MARDDGWRPGYLALLESGELERRAQALEEMLADCCVCPRECHSNRPGGETGGCRAGINPIVSSYCPHFGEEPPISGKHGSGTIFFGLCNLRCEFCQNYQISQDVAEARGHECTIPQLADRMLALQRLGCHNINLVTPTHFVPQIVRALLIAARGGLHIPIVYNTNAYDHLDVLRQLEGIVDIYLPDLKYADPDAARKYSHIRDYPTHARAALKEMFRQVGDEVLLNGDGAARRGMIIRHLVLPNELSGTEDCLEWIATELSPHVSISLMAQYFPAHQAMNHVLLSRRISMREYGRALRACERFGLENVLTQEPISSEYYRPDFTQDEPFTR; this is translated from the coding sequence ATGGCGCGGGACGATGGGTGGCGGCCGGGCTATTTGGCCCTGCTGGAGAGTGGTGAACTGGAACGCCGAGCACAGGCGTTGGAGGAGATGCTGGCGGATTGCTGCGTGTGCCCGCGCGAGTGCCACAGCAATCGCCCCGGAGGGGAAACGGGCGGATGTCGCGCCGGCATCAATCCCATCGTCTCTTCCTATTGCCCCCACTTCGGCGAAGAACCTCCCATCTCCGGCAAACACGGTTCAGGAACGATCTTCTTCGGCCTCTGCAATCTACGCTGTGAGTTCTGTCAGAACTACCAGATCAGCCAGGACGTTGCCGAAGCGCGCGGCCACGAATGCACGATCCCACAACTGGCCGATCGGATGCTCGCGCTGCAGCGCCTCGGTTGCCACAACATCAACCTAGTTACCCCGACGCACTTCGTGCCGCAGATCGTACGCGCGCTGCTGATCGCTGCCCGCGGCGGGCTGCATATCCCGATCGTCTACAACACGAACGCCTATGATCATCTGGATGTACTGCGCCAACTCGAAGGCATCGTGGATATCTACCTGCCAGATCTGAAGTACGCCGATCCGGATGCGGCGCGGAAGTACTCGCACATTCGCGACTATCCGACGCATGCCCGCGCTGCACTGAAGGAGATGTTCCGCCAGGTCGGCGATGAAGTTCTGCTGAATGGCGATGGCGCTGCTCGGCGGGGCATGATCATCCGCCACCTGGTCCTGCCGAACGAGTTGTCAGGCACAGAAGACTGCCTGGAGTGGATCGCGACGGAACTGAGCCCGCACGTTTCGATCTCGCTGATGGCACAGTACTTTCCGGCGCATCAGGCGATGAATCATGTGCTGTTATCACGTCGCATCTCGATGCGCGAATACGGTCGCGCGCTCCGCGCCTGCGAGCGCTTCGGACTCGAGAACGTCCTGACGCAGGAACCGATTTCGTCGGAGTACTACCGCCCGGATTTCACTCAGGACGAACCGTTTACGCGGTGA
- a CDS encoding NAD(P)-dependent oxidoreductase, whose product MIAFVTGATGFVGQNLCERLRREEWEVRALVRKTSRTDFLEKIGCEFVQGTLESEKAIGRATADADAIFHLAGLTKAVRPQEFMKVNASGTKHVLLGAHEAGFKGRFLHLSSLAAAGPAVEGKPRTEDDLPAPVSLYGRSKLKGEQFAARAREAFPVTILRPGAIYGPREHEIYEILKPLKKTGISVSAGPDIDLQMTHVDDVVSALVVTANDSAAANQTYFVNDPQTWPYSRVMELMGDALERRIRQIRIPLAAGWAVGAVLDTAGRIAGRPLSPFGRDKMRELAAGSWIADSGKLTLECGWKAQWALPEGLRQTIRWYRENDWL is encoded by the coding sequence ATGATTGCGTTTGTTACCGGAGCGACCGGCTTTGTCGGCCAGAATCTCTGCGAGCGCTTGCGCCGCGAAGAGTGGGAGGTTCGCGCGCTTGTCCGAAAGACCTCCCGGACGGATTTTCTGGAGAAGATCGGGTGTGAGTTTGTTCAGGGCACGCTTGAGTCCGAGAAAGCCATTGGACGTGCGACGGCCGATGCGGATGCGATCTTCCACCTGGCGGGACTGACGAAAGCGGTCCGCCCGCAGGAGTTTATGAAGGTCAACGCTTCGGGTACGAAGCATGTCCTGCTCGGCGCGCACGAGGCGGGCTTCAAGGGGCGGTTTCTGCACCTCAGCAGCCTCGCGGCGGCAGGCCCGGCAGTCGAAGGCAAGCCGCGTACCGAGGATGATCTCCCCGCGCCGGTCAGCCTTTACGGGCGCAGCAAGCTGAAGGGCGAGCAATTCGCCGCACGCGCACGAGAGGCCTTTCCCGTGACGATCCTTCGCCCCGGCGCGATCTACGGACCGCGGGAGCACGAAATCTACGAGATCCTGAAGCCGCTGAAGAAGACGGGCATCTCTGTGTCCGCCGGTCCGGATATCGACCTTCAGATGACGCACGTCGACGACGTGGTTTCTGCGCTCGTGGTCACAGCGAACGATTCCGCCGCGGCAAACCAGACGTATTTCGTCAACGATCCGCAGACCTGGCCCTACTCGCGCGTGATGGAGTTGATGGGCGACGCGCTCGAACGGCGCATTCGACAGATTCGTATTCCGCTGGCTGCGGGTTGGGCAGTGGGTGCAGTTCTCGATACCGCCGGACGAATCGCCGGTCGGCCGCTCTCTCCGTTCGGACGCGACAAGATGCGCGAACTGGCCGCAGGATCGTGGATCGCAGACAGTGGAAAGCTGACGCTCGAATGCGGGTGGAAAGCTCAATGGGCGCTGCCCGAAGGACTGCGCCAGACGATTCGCTGGTACCGCGAAAACGATTGGCTGTAA
- a CDS encoding serine/threonine-protein kinase, which yields MAKDPEELSEAPTEMPEEELPLSPEQMATLTQLNPSQTLSFEAPRTETAPAGFDALASLPSRHTIQQPSGESNAMTVSKSEIPTFGGKATPPTMGPGTETAGAEGELPERLEERKPQQDRPDFVLKEVIARGGQGEIWRAWQSSLAREVAVKCLSAGEVSAFLQEAFTSGELDHPNIVPVYDLGRTAARGKEEPLLAMKLVRGTPWHHLIVADRRAADFNLDAYLARHMRILIDVCNAVAYAHAKGIIHRDLKPQQVMIGDFGEVFLMDWGLAVSIQSEVPMHSRENVPKFLSLATATNPCGTPAFMAPEQTCESPDGLGFHTDVYLLGGILYAIVAGKPPHTAPTAQGAYLQAVHNQIEELPSWCPPELSTLAFKAMATKPEDRPASARDFRLAIEEYLSGAGRRRESVEITNEIENILEGTGALIIAYERLTELEQRLVRALQLWPGNERAETMRQQVLERHAHQALYAGDLQLARTLAGAVENEEKREKLIKGVEAEEVLRLQKDRQRKLFLVASIILIILMSGSLVVVFGLRQANSRKDLERRLAAQRLEVHQERASKLAQLTALREREETLAPRLGRLAPLPDSITPSASTTLDEEALAPLFTELKELEAEHSRLAEAGYSLGPPPYQLTLAEANVLLARSKSTDEITRAYGLYRDVHDQLPALPEPLIGMGVAAARADNLTSATQLLEQAVDRTRQLRGADHPDTARALALTASAYQKLDPDADAYRTLYRQSLNILEPQWAELSLTLADQWDALGEPYRAAEYSTPTLPLYQRLYGEESPEAARAYKEVGDALNAAGRAAEAMAYFQRSLQLREELLGEQHPETVEALASVAQQLFGEGRYDLAEEEFLRLLELETELYGPDSTTVGATNHSLAQLYRFHRRPDLAEPYARRAYEIALKNHGPDHPEVADATHTLAMTLGALGRYDEAEPLEYRALAIYRATKGEDHPDIGSLYHDVAWEFFFTRGRLPEAESIWRHALHIRLKRLGPDHPDTASLYNALAIAILDQGRLAEAEPFYIRSIEAQRTAYKTDTPEMQAAFFNLGENLWRQELRKEATPIFLWSLALSREVRSHEGVFNGRVIYYLLRNLIDESLAGDRDNGRNMLILSKWLQDDAFNTPVYPPRYLAMELTSRYQGMIEALRSNDLNRPDLVVAPILRSELILQMTDAPTTHPYRLRRVDPYVEQFGLQGKVTALPEPPLEELTTDEGDFLTTAVLAWLDTVAPLPDWQKEFPGSGLTLDDLRPAGEELHEAMERVLAERKASYPPELLHPPEWMQLLHDARALALTHAYPEARAIYLQAIAAAEAAGASAEDVNAAQDELAAVP from the coding sequence ATGGCCAAGGACCCTGAAGAGCTCAGCGAGGCTCCGACGGAGATGCCGGAGGAGGAACTGCCTTTGTCGCCCGAGCAGATGGCGACTTTGACGCAGTTGAATCCCAGCCAGACATTGTCCTTCGAAGCTCCGCGCACCGAAACCGCCCCGGCGGGATTCGACGCGTTGGCCTCGTTGCCATCGCGTCACACGATCCAGCAGCCGTCCGGCGAATCCAACGCCATGACGGTTTCGAAGAGCGAGATTCCGACATTCGGCGGCAAGGCCACTCCGCCGACAATGGGACCGGGGACCGAAACGGCCGGCGCGGAGGGTGAACTGCCGGAACGGCTCGAAGAACGCAAGCCGCAGCAGGATCGTCCGGACTTCGTGCTGAAGGAAGTCATTGCCCGGGGCGGCCAAGGCGAAATCTGGCGCGCGTGGCAGTCCTCACTCGCGCGCGAAGTTGCGGTGAAGTGTCTTTCCGCCGGCGAGGTTTCCGCTTTCCTGCAGGAAGCGTTCACCAGCGGCGAACTGGACCATCCGAACATCGTTCCCGTCTACGATCTTGGGCGCACGGCGGCTCGCGGCAAAGAGGAACCGCTGCTGGCGATGAAGCTGGTTCGCGGCACGCCGTGGCACCATCTCATCGTCGCCGATCGACGCGCGGCGGACTTCAACCTGGATGCCTACCTGGCTCGGCATATGCGCATCCTGATCGACGTTTGCAATGCCGTTGCCTACGCGCACGCGAAGGGAATCATCCATCGCGATCTCAAGCCGCAGCAGGTCATGATCGGCGACTTTGGCGAAGTCTTTCTGATGGACTGGGGCTTGGCCGTCAGCATCCAGTCGGAAGTCCCGATGCACTCGAGAGAGAACGTGCCGAAGTTCCTGTCTTTGGCGACGGCCACGAATCCGTGTGGCACGCCGGCGTTCATGGCTCCGGAGCAGACATGCGAATCGCCGGATGGGCTCGGATTTCACACCGACGTTTATCTACTCGGCGGCATCCTCTACGCGATCGTAGCCGGAAAGCCTCCCCACACCGCCCCCACGGCACAGGGCGCCTACCTGCAGGCCGTTCACAATCAGATTGAAGAACTACCAAGCTGGTGTCCGCCGGAGTTGTCGACCCTGGCGTTCAAGGCCATGGCCACGAAGCCGGAAGACCGCCCCGCTTCGGCGCGGGATTTTCGACTCGCGATTGAGGAGTATTTGAGCGGTGCAGGTCGGCGGCGCGAGAGTGTGGAGATCACGAACGAAATCGAGAACATCCTCGAAGGCACCGGCGCGTTGATCATCGCTTACGAGCGACTGACGGAACTGGAGCAGCGACTTGTGCGGGCGCTGCAATTGTGGCCCGGCAACGAACGCGCAGAAACAATGCGCCAGCAGGTTCTCGAGCGCCACGCGCACCAGGCATTGTACGCCGGGGATCTTCAGTTGGCACGGACGCTTGCCGGTGCCGTGGAAAACGAGGAGAAGCGCGAGAAGCTGATCAAAGGCGTTGAGGCGGAAGAAGTGCTGCGTCTTCAAAAAGACCGGCAGCGCAAGCTCTTCCTGGTCGCCAGCATCATCCTGATCATCCTGATGAGCGGTTCGCTCGTCGTGGTGTTCGGGTTGCGACAGGCAAACTCGCGCAAAGACCTTGAGCGTCGACTCGCTGCGCAGCGATTGGAAGTTCACCAGGAGCGCGCAAGCAAGCTGGCACAACTAACTGCTTTGCGAGAGCGCGAAGAAACGCTGGCACCACGGCTTGGACGACTAGCGCCATTGCCGGATTCTATCACCCCGAGCGCTTCCACTACGCTCGATGAAGAAGCACTGGCGCCGCTCTTCACGGAACTGAAGGAACTTGAAGCAGAGCATTCTCGCCTGGCGGAAGCCGGTTATTCACTCGGCCCTCCACCATATCAACTAACGCTCGCAGAGGCGAATGTTCTGCTCGCGCGCAGTAAGTCCACGGATGAGATCACGCGCGCCTATGGCCTGTATCGTGACGTGCATGATCAATTGCCGGCGCTTCCCGAGCCACTAATCGGAATGGGCGTTGCCGCGGCACGGGCAGACAATTTGACATCCGCGACGCAATTGCTTGAGCAGGCAGTCGATCGCACGCGCCAACTGCGCGGGGCCGATCATCCGGATACGGCGCGGGCCCTGGCGCTGACGGCTAGTGCTTACCAGAAACTCGATCCCGATGCGGATGCCTATCGCACGTTGTATCGCCAGAGTCTCAACATTCTCGAGCCGCAGTGGGCGGAGTTGTCGCTCACACTTGCCGATCAGTGGGATGCTCTCGGAGAGCCTTATCGAGCGGCGGAGTATTCCACACCCACTTTGCCGCTTTATCAGCGACTCTATGGCGAAGAGTCGCCTGAGGCGGCGCGTGCTTACAAGGAAGTCGGCGATGCGTTGAATGCGGCCGGGCGCGCTGCCGAGGCGATGGCGTACTTCCAACGCTCGCTGCAGTTGCGCGAAGAATTGCTTGGTGAGCAGCATCCTGAAACCGTTGAAGCGTTGGCAAGCGTTGCCCAGCAACTCTTCGGCGAAGGGCGGTACGATCTTGCAGAGGAAGAGTTCCTGCGTCTGCTCGAGCTGGAGACCGAGCTGTATGGTCCCGACTCCACCACCGTTGGTGCGACGAACCACAGCCTGGCACAGTTGTATCGATTCCACCGTCGCCCAGACCTGGCAGAACCGTACGCGCGACGCGCTTACGAGATTGCGCTCAAGAATCACGGCCCGGATCACCCGGAAGTCGCCGATGCGACACACACGTTGGCCATGACGCTGGGTGCGCTTGGGCGATACGACGAGGCAGAACCGTTGGAGTATCGAGCGCTCGCGATTTATCGCGCTACCAAGGGCGAAGATCACCCGGACATCGGCTCCTTGTACCATGACGTCGCCTGGGAGTTCTTCTTCACGCGCGGACGTCTGCCGGAAGCGGAATCCATCTGGCGGCACGCGCTGCACATTCGTCTGAAGCGGCTCGGCCCCGATCATCCCGACACCGCATCGCTTTACAACGCGCTTGCGATTGCAATTCTCGACCAGGGGCGCCTGGCCGAAGCGGAGCCTTTCTATATTCGGTCCATCGAGGCACAACGGACGGCGTACAAGACTGACACTCCGGAAATGCAGGCCGCGTTCTTCAATCTTGGCGAGAACCTCTGGCGCCAGGAACTTCGCAAGGAAGCGACGCCGATCTTCCTCTGGTCGTTGGCGCTTTCGCGTGAGGTCCGCAGTCACGAAGGCGTCTTCAATGGGCGCGTGATCTACTACCTTCTGAGAAACTTGATCGACGAGTCGCTCGCAGGCGATCGCGACAACGGCCGTAACATGCTGATCTTGAGCAAGTGGCTGCAGGATGATGCGTTCAACACTCCTGTTTATCCGCCGCGATACTTGGCGATGGAGTTGACGAGTCGATACCAGGGCATGATCGAGGCGCTGCGAAGCAACGATCTCAATCGGCCGGACCTGGTTGTCGCGCCGATCCTTCGAAGCGAGTTGATTCTGCAAATGACCGATGCTCCCACAACGCATCCGTATCGGCTGCGGCGCGTTGATCCGTATGTCGAGCAATTCGGCCTTCAGGGCAAGGTCACCGCGTTGCCCGAGCCACCATTGGAAGAACTGACCACTGACGAAGGCGATTTCCTCACGACTGCTGTCCTCGCATGGCTGGACACGGTGGCGCCCCTTCCGGATTGGCAGAAGGAATTCCCTGGAAGTGGACTGACACTCGATGACCTGCGCCCGGCGGGGGAGGAACTGCACGAAGCGATGGAGCGCGTGCTTGCAGAACGAAAGGCAAGCTACCCGCCGGAACTCCTGCATCCGCCGGAGTGGATGCAATTGCTGCACGACGCCCGGGCGTTGGCGCTGACACACGCTTACCCCGAAGCACGCGCGATATATCTGCAGGCCATCGCCGCAGCCGAAGCAGCGGGCGCCTCGGCGGAAGATGTCAACGCCGCACAGGACGAACTGGCGGCAGTGCCGTAG